In Panacibacter ginsenosidivorans, the following proteins share a genomic window:
- the metH gene encoding methionine synthase, producing MSETVSIKPYLRLSGLEPLVIRPEMNFVNVGERTNVTGSKKFARLIRENKYEEALSVARQQVENGAQVLDVNMDDALLDGVQAMTTFLNLLQSEPDIAKIPIMIDSSKFEIIEAGLKCVQGKCIVNSISMKEGEEKFIQQAYTCQAYGAAVIVMAFDEVGQADTKKRKVEICHRAYKILTEKVGFAPQDIIFDPNIFAIATGIEEHNNYAVDFIEATREIKKLMPLTKVSGGVSNVSFSFRGNDHVREAIHSVFLYYAIKAGMDMGIVNAGQLVVYDEIEPQLRDLCEDVLLNRNNDNNEATEKLIAFAETVKAKGKETVKDEAWRNGSVEERLTHSLVNGITDYIDADTEEARQKYSKPLEVIEGPLMDGMNVVGDLFGSGKMFLPQVVKSARVMKKSVAILTPYIEAEKEERRLKHIADGTKNEEGAGAAKVLLATVKGDVHDIGKNIVGVVLGCNGYDILDLGVMVSADKILDTAVKENVDIIGLSGLITPSLDEMVHIAHEMKRRNMNQPLLIGGATTSRMHTAVKIAPQYDNGVVHVLDASRSVTVAGSLLSKEQKVQFLDDIRNEYVKLKEGFDNKKSVKQYLSYTDAANNAVKIDWENYKAPAPSFTGTKVFDDFPLTELRNYIDWKPFFIAWEMHGNFPEILTDKVVGKEATKLYNDANALLDNLIQEKWLTATGVIGFWEAVRTAPDTIEVKTEKSRVKLESLRQQIKKAADQPNLSLADFISPLETSHDHIGAFAVTIKGIEPHIKKFEAQHDDYNKIMLQALCDRFAEAFAECLHQKVRKEYWGYVKDEQLSNEDLIKEKYTGIRPAPGYPACPDHTEKYKLFNLLNATENTGIQLTESLAMYPAASVCGWYFSHPRSQYFGVGKIAKDQLEDYAKRKGWNNEEANRWLRPNLE from the coding sequence ATGAGCGAAACGGTGTCTATAAAACCTTACTTAAGATTATCAGGGCTGGAGCCATTGGTTATTCGTCCGGAAATGAATTTTGTAAATGTTGGTGAGCGAACCAATGTTACTGGTTCTAAAAAATTTGCAAGGCTTATTCGTGAGAATAAGTATGAAGAAGCATTGAGTGTTGCAAGGCAACAGGTAGAGAATGGTGCACAGGTATTAGATGTAAACATGGATGATGCGCTATTAGACGGTGTGCAGGCTATGACCACCTTTCTCAACCTTCTGCAAAGCGAACCAGATATTGCAAAGATTCCGATCATGATCGACTCTTCGAAGTTTGAGATCATAGAGGCAGGGTTGAAATGTGTGCAGGGCAAATGTATAGTTAACTCTATCTCTATGAAAGAAGGAGAAGAGAAATTTATACAACAGGCATATACATGCCAGGCATATGGTGCTGCAGTTATAGTTATGGCTTTTGATGAAGTAGGGCAGGCTGATACAAAAAAGCGTAAAGTGGAGATATGTCACCGCGCTTATAAAATACTTACAGAGAAGGTGGGCTTTGCACCGCAGGATATTATTTTTGACCCGAACATTTTTGCAATAGCCACGGGTATTGAAGAACACAACAACTACGCAGTTGATTTTATAGAAGCAACAAGAGAGATCAAAAAATTAATGCCACTTACCAAAGTAAGCGGTGGTGTAAGTAATGTATCTTTTTCATTCCGTGGTAATGATCATGTGCGTGAAGCCATACACAGTGTATTTCTCTATTATGCCATTAAAGCGGGCATGGACATGGGTATTGTAAATGCAGGGCAGCTTGTAGTGTATGATGAAATAGAACCACAACTAAGAGATCTTTGTGAAGATGTGTTACTTAACCGAAATAATGATAATAATGAGGCTACAGAAAAACTGATTGCTTTTGCAGAAACAGTAAAAGCAAAAGGAAAAGAAACGGTAAAAGATGAAGCGTGGCGCAATGGTAGTGTGGAGGAGCGTTTAACACATTCATTAGTAAATGGCATTACCGATTATATTGATGCAGACACAGAGGAAGCCAGGCAGAAATATAGTAAGCCACTTGAAGTTATTGAAGGTCCATTAATGGATGGGATGAATGTGGTAGGTGACCTTTTTGGGTCCGGAAAAATGTTCCTGCCGCAAGTGGTAAAAAGCGCCAGGGTTATGAAGAAATCAGTGGCTATACTAACACCCTATATTGAGGCAGAAAAAGAAGAACGCAGACTAAAACATATTGCAGACGGCACAAAAAATGAAGAAGGCGCAGGTGCTGCCAAAGTATTGCTTGCCACTGTTAAAGGTGATGTACACGACATTGGTAAAAACATTGTTGGCGTTGTATTGGGTTGTAACGGTTACGATATCCTCGATCTTGGCGTAATGGTGTCCGCTGATAAAATACTGGATACTGCTGTAAAAGAAAATGTTGATATTATTGGGTTGAGTGGGTTGATCACTCCTTCGCTTGATGAAATGGTACATATAGCTCACGAGATGAAGCGACGCAATATGAACCAGCCATTGTTGATCGGTGGTGCAACCACTTCCCGTATGCATACTGCAGTAAAGATTGCACCACAATATGATAATGGTGTAGTGCATGTATTAGACGCCTCAAGAAGTGTAACTGTAGCGGGCTCTTTATTAAGCAAAGAACAGAAAGTGCAATTCCTTGATGATATCCGCAACGAGTACGTTAAATTGAAAGAAGGGTTTGATAACAAAAAATCTGTTAAGCAATATTTGTCTTATACAGATGCAGCAAACAATGCAGTAAAAATAGATTGGGAGAATTATAAAGCACCTGCTCCATCTTTTACAGGTACAAAAGTGTTTGATGATTTTCCATTAACAGAATTACGCAACTATATAGACTGGAAACCTTTCTTCATAGCATGGGAAATGCATGGCAACTTTCCTGAAATTCTTACTGATAAAGTAGTAGGTAAGGAAGCTACTAAATTGTATAATGATGCCAATGCATTATTGGATAATCTCATTCAGGAAAAATGGTTGACAGCAACAGGTGTCATCGGCTTTTGGGAAGCAGTACGCACAGCACCAGACACAATAGAAGTGAAGACTGAAAAGTCAAGGGTAAAACTTGAATCATTAAGGCAACAAATAAAGAAAGCCGCTGATCAACCCAATTTATCACTGGCAGATTTTATTTCTCCACTTGAAACTTCACATGATCATATCGGTGCATTTGCAGTTACGATCAAAGGAATAGAACCCCATATCAAAAAGTTTGAGGCGCAGCATGATGATTACAATAAGATCATGTTGCAGGCTTTATGCGATCGCTTTGCGGAAGCTTTTGCTGAATGCCTGCATCAAAAAGTACGTAAAGAATATTGGGGTTATGTAAAAGATGAACAGCTTAGCAATGAAGACCTTATTAAAGAAAAATATACAGGCATTCGCCCTGCACCGGGCTACCCCGCTTGCCCGGATCATACAGAAAAATACAAGCTTTTTAATTTGCTCAACGCAACCGAGAATACAGGTATACAACTAACCGAATCATTGGCAATGTATCCGGCGGCCAGTGTTTGTGGCTGGTATTTCAGCCACCCCCGGAGCCAGTATTTTGGTGTGGGCAAAATAGCCAAAGATCAGTTGGAGGATTATGCCAAACGTAAAGGCTGGAATAATGAAGAGGCCAATCGTTGGTTAAGACCTAATCTGGAATAA
- a CDS encoding sensor histidine kinase yields MFGIRIYITVFALTAIAFSLHAQSTGKRIFAISGPEGDEPKILSLYQNKQGYILAGTTKGLYRFDGLDFFKYAIDTPAAVTTISEVYNNQLWVGFEDGKLGLVKNNKILPLVFEEGHPTKAIKKIIVDKNNIVWMATAGEGVYYLRNKRMYNINEDDGLSDNYVYDIAVTINGTISAATDRGLNIISLSGNKKNVKVYSSKDGLPDNILRCIFETSNSFSWLGMQDAGVICLDKTMTTQTATTKWPYGQVNDIVTTSSQVFIATEDNGMIVYDHDEHNNLTTLSYKEEHLKKINCLLRDRENNVWASGDNFLMRTAGSTIETLYNLPKTAVEKVHSLLYAADKSIWFNAGNNVSAIFREGNNWQQKNYPIKNLGNTDISCLYQDKRGIIWIGTLGKGIVLLDPFTGKQSVVKEDSLLVNSNIISISGRDSTIWISGFEGIVCAKISNDFFRYTNYTGIEDIGSNYINYILPDSKGRAWFATDGKGLTLFDKEKFTSLQQQTSKFGNVVYRIVEDAFSNIWYSTYRNGIVKYNGNSWYNYTTAQGLSDMNITGLATARDNIIVLHRDKLDIINAKTGAITFVDDEQGIGNINTDFNAYTTDGEGNLYFISDSTICRYHSSYHTALQPTILIDNVQLFLHDVQVQSGHSFDYDENTISFHYDGLYYSQPGKVMYQYKLEGYDKDWVDTKDKTKNFPQLPPANYTFRVRVSLNNNFSAAPEASFMFSIERPFWTNVWFILFCIALVVGIIFLIIKNRERAINKFNKLEREKIRSQLETLRSQINPHFLFNSFNTLISEIEEDPEKAVTYVEKLSDFYRSIVMNREKDLILLQEEMSILDDYAFIQKKRYGQAIQVNNKITEQQEKAFYITPLALQLLIENAIKHNVVSLEKPLIIELFVDQNEYLVVRNSVSKKLQEEKGSRMGLQNIQKRYALISRKSVIVEKDEQYFTVKIPLLKTPV; encoded by the coding sequence AGGTCTGTACAGGTTTGACGGCCTGGATTTTTTCAAGTATGCTATTGATACACCTGCCGCTGTAACAACAATAAGTGAAGTTTATAATAACCAGCTTTGGGTAGGTTTTGAAGATGGAAAGCTTGGTTTGGTAAAAAACAACAAAATACTACCGCTTGTATTTGAAGAAGGCCATCCTACAAAAGCTATTAAAAAAATAATTGTTGATAAGAATAATATTGTTTGGATGGCAACGGCAGGGGAAGGCGTGTATTATCTGCGCAACAAACGCATGTATAATATAAATGAAGATGATGGCCTAAGCGATAATTATGTTTATGATATTGCTGTTACTATCAACGGCACAATAAGCGCTGCTACAGACAGGGGGCTTAATATTATTTCGCTTTCAGGCAATAAAAAAAATGTAAAAGTATATTCCTCCAAAGATGGACTGCCTGATAATATTCTACGTTGCATTTTTGAAACATCCAATTCTTTTTCATGGCTCGGTATGCAGGATGCAGGTGTTATTTGTCTGGACAAAACCATGACCACGCAAACTGCAACAACTAAGTGGCCCTATGGGCAGGTAAACGATATTGTTACAACTTCCTCGCAGGTTTTTATAGCCACAGAAGACAATGGAATGATTGTTTATGACCATGATGAACATAACAACCTTACAACCTTATCTTACAAAGAAGAGCATCTTAAGAAAATAAACTGCCTGCTTAGAGACAGGGAAAATAATGTCTGGGCATCGGGAGATAATTTCCTGATGAGGACTGCCGGATCAACTATTGAGACATTGTACAACTTACCTAAAACAGCAGTGGAAAAAGTGCACAGCCTGTTGTATGCCGCCGATAAAAGTATTTGGTTTAATGCGGGTAATAATGTTTCAGCTATTTTTCGTGAAGGAAACAACTGGCAACAAAAAAATTATCCCATCAAAAATCTTGGTAATACGGATATTAGTTGCCTGTACCAGGATAAACGTGGTATTATATGGATAGGAACCCTTGGTAAAGGAATTGTTTTGTTAGATCCTTTTACCGGAAAGCAAAGTGTGGTAAAAGAGGACAGCCTGCTGGTGAATAGCAATATTATATCTATTTCCGGTAGGGATAGTACAATATGGATTTCTGGTTTTGAAGGAATTGTTTGCGCAAAGATCAGTAATGATTTTTTCAGATATACCAATTATACTGGTATTGAAGATATAGGCAGTAATTATATAAATTATATTCTTCCCGACAGTAAAGGCCGCGCCTGGTTTGCTACCGATGGTAAGGGGCTAACACTTTTTGACAAGGAGAAATTTACAAGCCTGCAGCAACAGACATCAAAATTTGGGAATGTTGTTTACCGCATCGTAGAAGATGCGTTCAGTAATATTTGGTATTCAACGTATAGAAATGGTATAGTAAAATACAATGGTAACTCATGGTATAATTATACTACTGCACAAGGCCTGAGTGATATGAATATTACAGGCCTTGCAACTGCAAGAGATAACATCATTGTATTACACCGGGATAAGCTTGACATTATAAATGCCAAAACAGGTGCAATTACTTTTGTAGATGATGAACAGGGCATTGGTAATATTAACACAGATTTCAATGCTTATACAACGGATGGAGAAGGTAATCTTTATTTTATATCCGACAGTACTATTTGCAGGTATCATTCTTCTTATCATACTGCCTTGCAACCAACGATCCTGATAGATAATGTGCAATTGTTCCTTCATGATGTACAGGTGCAAAGTGGCCACAGTTTTGATTATGACGAGAATACTATCAGCTTTCATTATGACGGCTTGTATTATTCACAACCTGGAAAAGTAATGTATCAATACAAACTGGAAGGTTACGATAAAGATTGGGTTGATACAAAGGATAAAACCAAGAATTTTCCTCAGTTGCCACCAGCCAATTATACGTTTCGTGTAAGGGTATCACTCAATAATAATTTTTCTGCAGCACCTGAAGCGAGCTTCATGTTTTCAATCGAAAGACCATTCTGGACCAATGTCTGGTTTATCCTGTTTTGTATTGCTTTAGTGGTTGGTATTATTTTTCTTATTATTAAGAACAGGGAAAGAGCTATTAATAAATTCAATAAACTGGAAAGGGAAAAAATACGTTCACAACTGGAAACATTACGCAGCCAGATCAACCCTCACTTTCTTTTCAATAGTTTTAATACACTCATCTCAGAGATAGAAGAAGACCCTGAAAAGGCAGTTACTTATGTAGAAAAGCTATCTGACTTTTACCGGAGTATAGTTATGAACCGTGAGAAAGATCTGATTTTATTACAGGAAGAAATGTCTATACTGGATGATTATGCATTTATTCAAAAAAAGCGATATGGGCAGGCAATTCAGGTAAACAATAAGATAACAGAACAGCAGGAAAAAGCGTTTTATATAACACCGCTTGCTTTACAGTTACTTATTGAAAATGCAATTAAGCATAATGTTGTTTCACTTGAGAAACCCCTTATAATAGAGCTTTTCGTAGATCAAAATGAATATCTCGTTGTAAGGAACAGCGTTTCAAAAAAATTACAGGAAGAGAAAGGAAGCCGTATGGGGTTGCAGAATATTCAGAAACGTTATGCGCTTATTTCACGCAAGTCTGTTATTGTTGAAAAAGACGAGCAATATTTTACTGTAAAAATACCGTTATTAAAAACTCCCGTATGA
- a CDS encoding homocysteine S-methyltransferase family protein has protein sequence MKSIKDCLKERILIIDGAMGTMIQRHKPTEATYRGERFKDWHKDVKNNSDLMNLTQPQIIEGIHKLYLEAGADIIETNTFAATKIAQADYDLQPFAYEMNVAGAKIARKAADEFTAKDPSKPRFVAGAIGPLNKTLSLSPDVNNPGYRSVTFDEVVEAYYEQVRGLVDGGVDVLLIETIFDTLNAKGAIYAIKKYFRETGKPELPVMISGTITDASGRTLSGQTLEAFYTSIAHAKPLSVGLNCALGAKEMRGHIEELSQIAPCYVSAYPNAGLPNAMGEYDEQPEQTAHFLEEWAREGFVNIVGGCCGTTPDHIKHIAEHVKQFEPRQLPVVEEVY, from the coding sequence ATGAAGTCGATCAAAGATTGTTTAAAAGAAAGGATTCTAATCATCGATGGTGCAATGGGTACCATGATACAACGTCATAAACCCACAGAAGCAACTTACCGCGGTGAAAGATTTAAAGACTGGCATAAAGATGTTAAGAACAACAGCGACCTGATGAATCTTACCCAGCCACAAATAATTGAAGGCATACACAAGTTGTATCTTGAAGCAGGTGCAGATATTATTGAGACCAATACGTTTGCTGCAACAAAGATCGCACAGGCAGATTATGACCTGCAACCTTTTGCATACGAAATGAATGTTGCCGGTGCGAAAATTGCACGTAAAGCAGCAGATGAATTCACTGCAAAAGATCCATCTAAACCAAGGTTTGTGGCGGGTGCTATCGGCCCGTTGAATAAAACATTAAGTCTTTCACCGGATGTAAATAACCCGGGTTATCGTTCCGTAACTTTTGATGAAGTTGTTGAGGCGTATTATGAACAGGTACGTGGTCTTGTAGATGGTGGCGTAGATGTGTTGCTGATAGAAACCATCTTTGACACACTCAATGCAAAAGGAGCAATTTACGCCATCAAAAAATATTTCAGGGAAACAGGCAAGCCAGAATTGCCTGTTATGATCAGCGGAACAATTACTGATGCCAGTGGCAGAACATTAAGCGGTCAAACCCTGGAAGCTTTTTATACATCCATAGCACATGCAAAACCATTAAGTGTTGGTTTGAACTGTGCATTGGGCGCAAAAGAAATGCGTGGACATATAGAAGAGTTGTCGCAGATAGCACCTTGTTATGTGTCTGCTTACCCTAATGCAGGCTTGCCCAATGCAATGGGTGAATATGATGAGCAACCAGAACAAACTGCGCATTTCTTAGAAGAGTGGGCACGGGAAGGTTTTGTAAATATTGTTGGTGGCTGCTGCGGTACTACGCCTGATCACATTAAACATATTGCAGAGCATGTGAAACAATTTGAGCCAAGGCAATTGCCTGTTGTTGAGGAAGTATATTAA
- a CDS encoding LytR/AlgR family response regulator transcription factor, which produces MIKVLIIEDEVAASKRLQKLLAELMPDAAITDIIVSINAAVNWFKNNQHPDLVFADIHLADGSSFEIFKQVKLDCPVIFITAYDQYALEAFKHNSIHYLLKPVKKEDLTEAIAKFRKMHASKANNNIDIEKMLMSFRQPAANYKERFIIRFGEHIKTIETQDIAYFYTENKANYAVMKDGKRYPVDHNLDELETLINPKSFFRINRQFIIGYNSITEMVSYSKSRVLIKLNPPSKFETIVSTERSAAFKSWLAGE; this is translated from the coding sequence ATGATCAAGGTCTTAATTATTGAAGATGAAGTAGCCGCTTCAAAACGATTGCAAAAACTTCTTGCAGAACTTATGCCAGATGCTGCAATCACTGATATTATTGTAAGCATAAATGCTGCAGTAAACTGGTTCAAAAATAACCAGCACCCGGATCTTGTTTTTGCAGATATACATCTTGCCGATGGTTCCAGCTTCGAAATATTTAAGCAGGTAAAACTGGATTGCCCGGTTATTTTCATTACAGCTTACGATCAGTATGCACTGGAAGCATTTAAACACAACAGTATCCATTACCTGCTTAAGCCGGTTAAGAAGGAAGACCTTACAGAAGCAATTGCCAAGTTTAGAAAAATGCATGCCAGCAAAGCAAATAATAATATTGATATTGAAAAAATGCTTATGTCTTTCAGGCAACCTGCTGCAAACTATAAAGAGCGGTTCATCATTCGCTTTGGAGAGCATATCAAGACAATCGAAACACAGGACATAGCTTATTTCTATACAGAGAACAAAGCCAACTATGCCGTTATGAAAGATGGTAAAAGATATCCTGTAGATCATAACCTCGATGAGCTTGAAACACTCATTAACCCAAAAAGTTTCTTCCGCATCAACCGCCAGTTTATCATTGGTTACAACTCCATTACAGAAATGGTCAGCTACTCAAAATCAAGGGTGCTTATTAAACTTAATCCGCCATCAAAATTTGAAACCATTGTTAGCACAGAACGCTCTGCTGCATTCAAATCCTGGCTGGCAGGAGAATAG
- a CDS encoding sugar transferase, producing MNLDKHYTLYFFESAVNNIIVNVALTGLIFISFPHDPGAYLIPLLLLVNTMWFLLFMIFNYFKNNGALFVSKKAEALLFQLISFYLLNSIFWIPGMNRKFFLIIYGVFSLSVLLLHFFGKALKKILLLILYKKDRERPEPKIISRLKDYFGNEFYDSNFQPSISGFENKKMNTLLYNSKGDISKISRVSINGEIQIDEVLENAEYTFDRVNLGDRIAVGKQYLNPYNIGIKGDLAVKKVINRLLKRLFDIIVSLFVIVFFLSWMVPLIGLLIKMESRGPVLFRQLRSGRNNRPFWCYKFRSMHVNESSDELQATKGDSRVTAIGAFLRKTSIDEFPQFINVLKGEMSIVGPRPHMLLHTEFYGARIDNYMKRLTVRQGLTGWAQVKGYRGETADIRFMEERVYHDLWYTENGNLWLDIKIIFLTLIKIFNDKSRAY from the coding sequence ATGAACCTTGATAAACATTACACCTTATATTTTTTCGAATCTGCTGTTAATAATATCATCGTTAATGTGGCCTTAACTGGGTTAATTTTTATTTCATTTCCTCACGATCCTGGCGCTTACCTTATCCCATTATTATTATTGGTTAATACTATGTGGTTCCTATTATTTATGATCTTCAATTACTTTAAAAATAATGGAGCTCTTTTTGTTTCAAAAAAAGCCGAGGCTTTACTATTTCAGCTTATTTCTTTTTATTTACTTAATTCAATCTTCTGGATACCTGGGATGAACCGGAAGTTCTTTTTGATTATTTATGGTGTATTTAGTTTATCGGTTTTGTTGTTGCATTTTTTTGGAAAAGCATTAAAAAAAATACTGTTATTAATATTATATAAAAAAGACAGGGAACGGCCTGAACCTAAAATAATCAGTAGACTAAAAGATTATTTTGGCAATGAGTTCTATGACAGCAATTTTCAACCATCTATTTCGGGATTTGAAAATAAAAAAATGAATACACTTCTTTATAATTCAAAAGGAGATATATCTAAGATAAGCAGGGTTTCGATAAATGGTGAAATTCAAATAGATGAAGTATTAGAAAATGCGGAATATACATTTGATAGGGTAAACCTTGGTGATAGAATTGCTGTTGGCAAACAATATTTAAACCCATATAACATTGGAATCAAAGGTGACTTAGCAGTAAAGAAAGTGATCAATAGATTATTAAAAAGGTTGTTTGACATAATTGTGAGTTTATTTGTAATTGTATTTTTTCTTTCATGGATGGTACCATTAATAGGCCTGTTAATTAAAATGGAAAGCCGCGGGCCTGTATTGTTCAGGCAACTTAGATCGGGGCGTAATAATAGACCTTTTTGGTGTTATAAATTCAGAAGCATGCATGTAAATGAAAGCAGCGATGAATTACAAGCTACAAAAGGTGATAGCAGAGTTACAGCAATAGGTGCATTTTTAAGAAAGACAAGTATTGATGAGTTCCCTCAGTTTATTAATGTACTTAAGGGAGAAATGAGTATTGTTGGCCCAAGGCCGCATATGCTTTTACATACTGAATTTTATGGGGCCAGAATTGATAATTATATGAAAAGGCTAACCGTAAGGCAGGGATTGACAGGATGGGCCCAGGTTAAAGGATACAGAGGTGAAACAGCAGATATACGATTTATGGAGGAAAGAGTGTATCATGATTTATGGTATACAGAAAATGGCAACCTATGGCTGGATATAAAAATTATTTTTTTGACTTTAATAAAGATATTTAATGATAAGAGCCGTGCTTACTAA
- a CDS encoding polysaccharide biosynthesis/export family protein, which translates to MPYFQDFPDTAKPAIIKTIPFKTPVIQSDDILSITIQTIDNDITNLLNNNNGVNGGNSSLPVAGSSTTPGTPNQSAIAGYLVDKAGNVELPFIGEIKLAGLTTSEAHNLIKKEANKYFNNPVVNVRFANFKITVLGEVNRPASYIAPNEKINLFDALGMAGDLTIFGKRENVLLLRDTLGDKQMIRLNLNSKDIVSSPYFYLQPNDIVYVEPSKYKIASVDAIRNRNITLAASALTILLVLVTRIGK; encoded by the coding sequence GTGCCTTATTTTCAGGATTTCCCGGATACAGCAAAGCCTGCAATTATTAAAACAATTCCTTTTAAAACGCCGGTTATTCAGTCTGATGATATTTTATCGATTACTATCCAAACAATTGATAATGACATAACAAATTTGCTGAATAATAATAATGGGGTTAATGGTGGAAACAGTAGTTTACCTGTAGCAGGTAGCTCCACAACACCAGGCACACCTAATCAATCAGCGATTGCCGGTTATTTAGTGGACAAAGCGGGAAATGTTGAACTTCCGTTTATCGGAGAAATAAAATTGGCCGGACTAACCACATCTGAAGCTCATAATCTTATAAAAAAAGAAGCCAATAAATATTTTAATAACCCTGTGGTAAATGTGCGATTTGCAAATTTTAAAATCACCGTGCTTGGAGAGGTTAACAGGCCGGCCTCTTACATTGCACCGAACGAGAAAATAAATCTGTTTGATGCACTAGGAATGGCAGGTGATCTTACCATATTTGGAAAAAGAGAAAATGTATTGTTGTTGCGTGATACACTTGGTGATAAGCAGATGATAAGACTAAACCTTAATTCAAAGGATATAGTAAGCTCCCCTTACTTCTATTTACAACCTAACGACATTGTGTATGTAGAACCAAGCAAATACAAAATTGCCAGTGTAGATGCGATAAGAAACAGGAATATTACACTTGCAGCTTCTGCATTAACAATTTTGCTTGTTCTTGTAACACGTATTGGAAAATAA